The following are encoded together in the Brassica napus cultivar Da-Ae chromosome A9, Da-Ae, whole genome shotgun sequence genome:
- the LOC106428859 gene encoding putative lipid-binding protein AIR1, which yields MAPRISLALFLSLNLLFFTYTSAQGSCPKNSLQISLCANVLNVVELTLGNPSVPPCCSLIDGLVDLEAAACLCSALKADILGITSINLPIFLNVLLNVCGRPTPTSYHCVY from the coding sequence ATGGCTCCAAGAATCTCTCTTGCACTCTTCCTTTCCCTGAACCTCCTCTTCTTCACTTACACTTCTGCTCAAGGCTCTTGTCCTAAAAATTCCCTGCAGATCAGTCTATGCGCTAATGTTCTCAATGTAGTTGAACTAACATTGGGAAACCCATCTGTACCGCCATGCTGCTCACTCATTGATGGGTTGGTTGACCTTGAGGCTGCAGCCTGTCTTTGTAGCGCACTCAAAGCTGACATTCTTGGCATCACCTCAATTAACCTTCCCATCTTTCTCAACGTACTCCTCAATGTTTGTGGCCGACCAACTCCAACATCTTACCATTGCGTCTATTGA
- the LOC106428860 gene encoding uridine kinase-like protein 5 — protein MEQLSNGSITDNIFPSAPAPLKQPFVIGVAGGTASGKTTVCDMIMSQLHDQRVVLVNQDSFYHSLSAEKLKKVHEYNFDHPDAFNTEVLLSCMEKLRSGQPVSIPSYDFKTHQSIESASPVNPADVIILEGILVLNDPQVRDLMNMKIFVDTDADVRLSRRIQRDTVQRGRNIQNVLEQYTKFVKPSFDEFIQPSMKYADIIIPRGGDNDVAIDLIVQHIRTKLCQHNLCKIYSNIFIISSTFQIKGMHTLIRDVNTTKHDFVFYADRLIRLVVEHGLGHLPFTEKQITTPTGSVYTGVDFCKRLCGVSVIRSGESMENALRACCNGIKIGKILIHRENNDGRQLIYEKLPKDIASRHVFLLDPVLASGNSAVKAISLLISKGVPESHIIFLNLIAAPQGIHALCKKHPMVKIVTSEIDASLNEDSRVIPGLGEFADRYFGTDNSKNFQAGLKISK, from the exons atggagcAATTATCTAATGGCTCGATCACTGACAATATTTTCCCTTCAGCTCCGGCTCCTCTTAAACAGCCTTTCGTGATCG GTGTTGCCGGTGGAACCGCCTCCGGGAAGACAACGGTCTGCGACATGATCATGTCTCAGTTACACGATCAACGTGTCGTCCTTGTGAACCAA GATTCGTTTTATCATTCGCTTAGTGCGGAGAAACTAAAGAAGGTTCACGAATACAATTTCGATCATCCTG ACGCGTTCAACACGGAGGTTTTGCTTTCTTGTATGGAGAAACTACGGTCTGGCCAACCAGTGAGCATCCCTAGCTACGATTTCAAAACCCACCAGAGCATTGAATCAGCTAGTCCGGTTAATCCAGCTGACGTAATCATCTTAGAAGGGATATTGGTTCTTAATGATCCTCAAGTTCGTGACCTCATGAACATGAAGATCTTTGTTGATACAG ATGCTGATGTACGTCTCTCGAGGAGGATACAACGTGATACCGTCCAGAGAGGAAGAAACATCCAAAACGTGCTTGAGCAA TACACCAAGTTTGTGAAGCCGAGCTTTGATGAGTTCATCCAGCCATCGATGAAGTATGCTGATATAATCATACCTCGAGGAGGGGACAACGATGTTGCCATTGATCTCATTGTTCAACATATCCGTACAAAGCTGTGCCAACACAATCTCTGTAAGATATACTCAAACAtcttcatcatatcttctaCCTTCCAGATCAAAGGAATGCATACTCTTATCCGCGATGTCAACACTACAAAGCATGATTTCGTCTTCTACGCTGACCGATTGATTCGACTG GTTGTGGAACATGGACTTGGTCATCTTCCTTTCACAGAGAAACAAATAACTACTCCAACAG GCTCAGTGTACACTGGAGTAGACTTCTGCAAGAGATTGTGTGGAGTCTCAGTGATCAGAAG TGGAGAAAGCATGGAGAACGCATTAAGAGCTTGTTGCAACGGAATCAAGATTGGTAAAATCTTAATCCACAGAGAGAACAACGATGGTCGTCAG TTGATATATGAGAAGTTACCAAAAGACATCGCAAGCAGACATGTCTTCCTCCTTGACCCTGTTCTAGCTTCAG GAAACTCTGCAGTGAAGGCTATATCTTTGCTTATCAGCAAGGGAGTTCCAGAATCACATATCATCTTTCTCAACCTTATAGCA GCACCTCAAGGTATTCACGCGCTGTGCAAGAAACATCCAATGGTAAAGATTGTGACTTCTGAAATCGATGCCTCGCTCAATGAGGACTCGCGTGTGATTCCAGGCCTTGGAGAATTCGCAGACCGTTACTTTGGTACTGACAACTCGAAAAACTTTCAAGCTGGTCTGAAAATCTCAAAGTAA